In Proteus vulgaris, one DNA window encodes the following:
- the lpxM gene encoding lauroyl-Kdo(2)-lipid IV(A) myristoyltransferase (LpxM is lauroyl-Kdo(2)-lipid IV(A) myristoyltransferase, an enzyme characterized in Escherichia coli and involved in biosynthesis of the form of lipid A found in that species and some closely related species.), which translates to MNKEKDTDSKAGYVPTFHRAYLHPRHWGTWIGAGVLSALAYMPVKWRDPFLASIGRFVGRKAKSARRRADINLRYCFPKWDKTQRETVLDSMFETAPQSFVMLAELCLRGPEHILKRTSWQGLEIIERFKEQGRNVIFMVPHGWAVDIPAMLLAAKGQQMAAMFHHQKDPVADYLWNKARHHFDGRLHSREAGIKPFISSVRQGFWGYYLPDQDHGAEHSQFVDFFGTYKATLPAIGRLMKVCRAAIVPLFPVYCHKTHQLHIIIREPMDDIEDKDDAYIARRMNEELEALVTPTPEQYTWILKLLKTRKEGEIEPYSRENILD; encoded by the coding sequence ATGAATAAAGAAAAAGATACAGATAGCAAAGCGGGTTATGTGCCTACTTTTCACCGTGCATATTTACATCCTCGTCACTGGGGAACTTGGATAGGTGCTGGTGTTTTAAGTGCATTGGCTTATATGCCAGTTAAATGGCGTGATCCATTTCTTGCTTCTATTGGTCGTTTTGTTGGACGTAAAGCGAAAAGCGCAAGACGTCGTGCAGATATCAATTTGAGATACTGTTTTCCAAAATGGGATAAAACACAACGTGAAACAGTTCTTGATAGTATGTTTGAAACGGCTCCCCAATCCTTTGTGATGTTAGCAGAGCTTTGTTTAAGAGGGCCTGAGCACATATTAAAACGAACAAGCTGGCAGGGCCTTGAGATCATCGAACGTTTTAAAGAGCAAGGCCGTAATGTTATTTTTATGGTGCCACATGGTTGGGCAGTTGATATCCCTGCAATGTTACTAGCAGCTAAAGGCCAGCAAATGGCAGCTATGTTCCACCATCAAAAAGATCCCGTGGCTGATTATTTATGGAATAAAGCACGCCACCATTTTGATGGGCGATTACATTCGCGCGAAGCTGGCATTAAGCCATTTATTTCTTCTGTTCGACAAGGCTTTTGGGGATATTACTTACCTGATCAAGATCATGGCGCAGAACATAGCCAATTTGTGGATTTTTTTGGTACATATAAAGCAACATTACCTGCGATTGGCCGTTTAATGAAAGTATGTCGAGCTGCTATTGTGCCTTTGTTCCCAGTCTATTGCCATAAAACACATCAGCTTCACATTATTATTCGTGAGCCGATGGATGATATTGAAGATAAAGATGATGCGTACATTGCACGTAGAATGAATGAAGAGTTAGAAGCACTAGTGACACCAACACCCGAACAATATACTTGGATCTTAAAATTACTGAAGACACGTAAAGAGGGCGAAATAGAGCCTTACTCGCGTGAAAATATATTGGATTAG
- the znuB gene encoding zinc ABC transporter permease subunit ZnuB, with product MIELLLPGWIAGMLLAMAAGPLGSFVVWRRMSYFGDTLAHASLLGVAFGLLFNIEPFYAVIVVTLLLAILLVWLELKPQLSVDTLLGIMAHSALSLGLVVVSLMSNVRVDLMAYLFGDLLSVNYQDVISIFIGVVIVLFVIIRSWRPLLSMTINQDMAFVDGVNIQKERLKLMMITALTIGLAMKFVGALIITSLLIIPAATARRFARSPEQMALIAIAVGMLAITGGLTFSALYDTPAGPSVVLAASCLFILSLFAPTKQ from the coding sequence ATGATTGAGTTGCTGTTACCGGGTTGGATTGCCGGTATGCTCTTAGCAATGGCGGCGGGCCCTTTGGGCTCTTTTGTCGTTTGGCGTCGTATGTCTTATTTTGGCGATACCTTAGCTCATGCCTCACTACTTGGTGTTGCTTTTGGTTTGCTATTTAATATTGAGCCTTTTTATGCCGTTATTGTAGTCACTCTTCTTTTAGCTATTTTGTTAGTGTGGTTAGAATTAAAACCTCAACTTTCTGTTGATACCCTTTTAGGGATCATGGCACACAGTGCGCTTTCTTTAGGACTTGTGGTTGTTAGTTTGATGTCCAATGTGCGTGTTGATTTAATGGCATACCTATTTGGTGATTTACTCTCAGTTAACTATCAAGATGTTATTAGTATTTTTATTGGCGTTGTGATTGTTTTATTTGTGATTATCCGTTCATGGCGTCCACTACTTTCTATGACCATTAATCAAGATATGGCCTTTGTTGATGGTGTAAATATTCAGAAAGAACGTTTAAAGCTAATGATGATCACCGCACTAACCATTGGTTTAGCCATGAAATTTGTAGGGGCGCTGATCATTACCTCTTTACTCATCATCCCTGCGGCAACAGCCCGTCGTTTTGCTCGTTCACCAGAACAAATGGCTCTGATTGCAATCGCTGTTGGTATGTTGGCAATTACTGGCGGTTTAACCTTCTCTGCTTTATATGATACTCCCGCTGGCCCTTCTGTGGTTTTAGCCGCGAGTTGTCTATTTATTTTGAGTTTATTTGCACCTACTAAACAGTAA
- the znuC gene encoding zinc ABC transporter ATP-binding protein ZnuC gives MSDLICLKSVSVSFGEREILKDISFDLKAGRILTLLGPNGAGKSTVIRLVLGLLNPTSGKVERNNTLRIGYVPQKLYLDPTMPLTVKRFMTLKPGVQDKDILPALERVNAAKLLNQPMQKLSGGESQRVLLARALLNQPQLLVLDEPTQGVDVNGQLALYDLINQLRNELGCAILMVSHDLHLVMAKTDEVLCLNGHICCSGTPDVVSSHPEFIAMFGSRGAEQLGIYRHHHQHSKECRHD, from the coding sequence ATGTCTGACTTGATTTGTTTAAAATCGGTTTCTGTTTCTTTTGGTGAAAGAGAAATTTTAAAAGATATCTCTTTTGATTTAAAAGCAGGCCGTATTCTTACTTTACTTGGCCCTAATGGTGCGGGTAAATCCACGGTTATCCGTTTAGTTCTTGGATTATTAAATCCAACATCAGGAAAAGTAGAACGCAATAATACGTTACGTATTGGCTATGTTCCTCAAAAACTTTATCTTGACCCCACAATGCCATTAACAGTTAAGCGCTTTATGACGCTAAAACCAGGTGTGCAAGATAAAGATATTCTCCCTGCCCTTGAGCGTGTTAATGCAGCTAAATTACTCAATCAGCCAATGCAAAAACTGTCTGGTGGTGAATCTCAGCGCGTGTTATTAGCAAGAGCCTTGCTTAATCAACCTCAACTTTTAGTTTTAGATGAGCCGACTCAAGGTGTTGATGTTAATGGCCAATTAGCACTTTATGATTTGATTAATCAACTTCGTAATGAATTAGGTTGTGCTATTTTGATGGTTTCTCATGATCTTCATCTTGTGATGGCAAAAACAGACGAAGTACTCTGTTTAAATGGTCATATTTGCTGTTCTGGTACACCTGACGTGGTTTCTTCTCATCCTGAATTTATTGCCATGTTTGGAAGCCGTGGTGCTGAACAACTCGGTATTTATCGTCATCATCACCAGCATAGTAAGGAGTGTCGTCATGATTGA
- the ruvA gene encoding Holliday junction branch migration protein RuvA: MIGRIRGIILEKQPPVVLIEAGNGVGYEINMPMTCFYELPDIGQEAIIYTQFIVREDAQLLYGFNQKQERALFRELIKVNGVGPKLALAILSGMSARQFVTAIENESITSLVKLPGVGKKTAERLVVEMKDRFKGLNGDLFENSDIELPESASPKAPKVADIEAEASAALIALGYKPQEAAKMISKVAKLGSDSETLIKEALRAAI; encoded by the coding sequence GTGATAGGTCGTATCAGAGGAATTATTCTTGAAAAACAGCCACCAGTGGTGCTGATCGAGGCAGGTAATGGTGTAGGTTATGAAATTAATATGCCAATGACCTGTTTTTATGAACTGCCTGATATTGGCCAAGAAGCCATTATCTATACGCAATTTATTGTACGCGAAGATGCACAATTACTTTATGGTTTTAACCAAAAACAAGAGCGCGCACTTTTTCGTGAATTAATCAAAGTCAATGGTGTGGGACCTAAACTCGCTTTAGCCATTTTATCTGGTATGTCTGCTCGCCAATTTGTGACCGCCATTGAAAATGAATCTATCACTTCATTAGTAAAATTACCGGGCGTAGGTAAGAAAACAGCAGAACGTTTAGTGGTTGAAATGAAAGACCGCTTTAAGGGTCTTAATGGTGATTTATTCGAAAATAGCGATATTGAATTACCAGAAAGTGCTTCGCCTAAAGCACCAAAAGTGGCTGATATTGAAGCTGAAGCTTCGGCTGCATTAATCGCATTGGGTTATAAACCACAAGAAGCAGCAAAAATGATCAGTAAAGTAGCAAAACTGGGTTCAGATAGTGAAACGCTTATCAAAGAAGCATTGCGCGCGGCTATTTAG
- the mepM gene encoding murein DD-endopeptidase MepM, giving the protein MQQKKSIAQVYLSLPLPHKIMLGSLTAATLAVAIWRPVVLQNEQSREVPVSIQMPLANQGENTDDIITDSSDQLTDEGLVGADDGTDASTTVAQVPHTYIVSSGDSLSSILTQFGIDSADIATISNQNKDLRNLKIGQPISWELDDSGLLQELSWGVSRRETRVYTRTEAGFKETKEFQKGEWKNSVTTGVIRGSFSVSATNAGLTNAEARAVTKALQWQVDFKKLQSGDQFAALFSREVLDGRTEQSELIGVRLRSAGKDYYAFLAEDGRFYDSQAGGLERGFMRFPTVKQFRVSSQFNPRRINPVTGRLAAHKGVDFAMPVGTPVLATGDGEVIVAKYSGAAGNFIAIRHGSQYTTRYMHLRQLLVKPGQRVKRGDRIALSGNTGRSTGPHLHYELWINQQAVNPLTATLPRADGLTGKDKQEYLAKVKEIKPQLVLAD; this is encoded by the coding sequence GTGCAGCAGAAGAAATCCATTGCACAGGTATATTTAAGTTTACCACTCCCACATAAAATCATGCTTGGTTCGTTAACTGCAGCAACATTGGCCGTCGCGATTTGGCGGCCCGTGGTTCTTCAAAATGAACAAAGCCGAGAAGTTCCTGTCAGTATTCAAATGCCTCTTGCTAATCAAGGCGAAAATACCGATGACATCATCACAGATAGTAGCGATCAGCTTACAGACGAAGGCTTGGTTGGTGCAGATGATGGTACTGATGCAAGTACAACAGTAGCACAAGTTCCTCATACTTATATTGTGTCTAGTGGCGATTCGTTAAGCTCAATACTGACTCAGTTTGGTATTGATTCTGCTGATATTGCGACTATCTCTAATCAAAATAAAGATCTCAGAAATCTCAAAATTGGGCAACCAATTAGCTGGGAACTTGATGATAGTGGGTTGCTTCAAGAATTAAGCTGGGGTGTTTCTCGTCGCGAAACTCGCGTTTATACCCGTACAGAAGCGGGTTTTAAAGAAACAAAAGAATTCCAGAAAGGGGAATGGAAAAATAGCGTAACGACTGGTGTTATTCGAGGCAGTTTTTCTGTTAGTGCAACAAACGCAGGTTTAACTAACGCTGAAGCACGCGCTGTTACTAAAGCATTACAGTGGCAAGTAGACTTTAAAAAATTACAAAGTGGTGACCAATTTGCGGCACTGTTTTCTCGTGAAGTGCTTGATGGGCGCACTGAGCAAAGTGAGCTAATTGGTGTCCGTTTACGTAGTGCTGGTAAAGATTATTATGCGTTCCTTGCCGAAGATGGCCGTTTTTACGATAGCCAAGCAGGCGGATTAGAACGCGGATTTATGCGTTTTCCAACGGTCAAACAGTTTAGAGTATCTTCTCAATTTAATCCTCGTCGTATTAACCCAGTTACAGGACGTTTAGCAGCTCATAAAGGTGTCGATTTTGCTATGCCAGTGGGTACACCAGTATTAGCAACAGGGGATGGTGAAGTTATTGTGGCAAAATATAGCGGTGCCGCAGGTAACTTTATCGCTATTCGACATGGTAGCCAATACACCACGCGTTATATGCATTTGCGTCAATTATTAGTAAAACCAGGGCAACGTGTTAAACGTGGCGATAGAATTGCGTTATCAGGTAATACTGGGCGTTCTACAGGTCCTCATTTACACTATGAACTGTGGATCAACCAACAAGCAGTTAATCCATTAACGGCAACATTACCTCGTGCTGATGGTTTAACAGGCAAAGATAAGCAAGAATACCTAGCTAAAGTCAAAGAGATTAAGCCTCAATTAGTGCTAGCCGATTGA
- the ruvC gene encoding crossover junction endodeoxyribonuclease RuvC: MAIILGIDPGSRVTGYGVIRQQGRQLIYLGSGCIRTQVPDLPNRLKRIYAGVSEIITQFSPDVFAVEQVFMAKNADSALKLGQARGVAILAAVNNDLPVFEYAARQVKQTVVGTGAAEKSQVQHMVRSILKLSAAPQSDAADALAIAITHCHFNQNLLRVGDPRLVLTRGRLR; the protein is encoded by the coding sequence AGGCTATGGTGTAATTCGACAACAAGGGCGACAACTTATCTATTTGGGAAGTGGTTGTATTCGCACACAAGTTCCCGACCTTCCTAATCGACTTAAACGTATTTATGCAGGTGTTAGCGAAATAATTACGCAATTTTCGCCAGATGTGTTTGCGGTTGAACAAGTGTTTATGGCTAAAAATGCGGATTCTGCATTAAAACTAGGGCAAGCACGAGGTGTGGCGATACTGGCTGCAGTAAATAACGATTTACCTGTTTTTGAATATGCAGCTCGCCAAGTTAAACAAACGGTTGTGGGTACAGGCGCTGCTGAAAAAAGCCAAGTGCAACATATGGTGCGTTCAATATTAAAGCTATCCGCTGCACCACAATCAGATGCCGCCGATGCCTTGGCAATTGCTATTACACATTGCCACTTTAACCAAAATTTATTACGTGTGGGTGATCCTCGATTAGTTTTAACGCGAGGTCGATTAAGATAA
- the pyk gene encoding pyruvate kinase, which translates to MSRRLRRTKIVTTLGPATDRDNNLEKIIIAGANVVRLNFSHGSAEDHLARANRTREIAARLGRHVAILGDLQGPKIRVSTFKDGKVFLNVGDKFLLDAALEKGEGNQNQVGIDYKGLPADVVPGDILLLDDGRVQLKVLKVDGLKVFTEVTVGGPLSNNKGINKLGGGLSADALTEKDKQDIITAAKIGVDYLAVSFPRTGEDLNLARRLARDAGCECQIVSKVERAEAVANDEIIDEIIMASDVVMVARGDLGVEIGDPELVGVQKKLIRRARQLNRVVITATQMMESMITNPMPTRAEVMDVANAVLDGTDAVMLSAETAAGQYPAETVASMAQVCLGAEKMPAANVSKHRLDMVFDTVEEAIAMSTMYAANHMKGVNAIIAMTESGRTARMMSRISTGLPIFSMSRHEKTLNQTALYRGVTPVYCSTHTDGIAAANEAISRLRDKGFLVSGDLVLVTQGDLMGTIGSTNTCRILTVE; encoded by the coding sequence ATGTCCAGACGGCTCAGAAGAACAAAAATTGTTACCACCTTAGGCCCAGCAACAGATCGTGATAATAACTTAGAAAAAATTATTATTGCTGGTGCAAATGTTGTTCGATTAAATTTCTCTCATGGTTCTGCGGAAGATCATCTTGCTCGCGCTAATCGTACGCGTGAAATTGCAGCAAGATTGGGTCGCCATGTTGCTATTCTTGGAGATTTACAAGGCCCTAAAATCCGTGTTTCTACATTTAAAGACGGAAAAGTTTTCCTGAATGTCGGTGATAAATTCTTGCTTGATGCTGCCCTTGAAAAAGGTGAAGGCAATCAAAATCAAGTCGGCATTGACTATAAAGGCCTACCTGCCGATGTGGTTCCTGGTGATATTTTGCTGCTCGATGATGGTCGCGTTCAGTTAAAAGTTCTCAAAGTTGATGGACTAAAAGTCTTTACTGAAGTCACTGTGGGTGGCCCTCTATCTAATAATAAAGGAATTAACAAGCTCGGTGGCGGTCTTTCTGCAGATGCATTAACAGAAAAAGATAAACAAGATATTATTACGGCAGCTAAAATTGGTGTCGATTACCTTGCTGTTTCATTTCCAAGAACAGGTGAAGATCTTAACCTCGCACGGCGTTTAGCCCGTGATGCAGGTTGTGAATGCCAAATCGTATCTAAAGTAGAGCGAGCTGAAGCGGTAGCTAATGATGAAATTATCGATGAGATCATTATGGCATCCGATGTTGTGATGGTAGCTCGTGGTGATTTAGGCGTTGAAATTGGCGATCCTGAACTTGTTGGTGTGCAGAAAAAATTAATTCGCCGTGCTCGTCAGCTTAATCGTGTTGTTATCACAGCTACTCAAATGATGGAGTCAATGATAACAAACCCAATGCCAACTCGAGCAGAAGTTATGGACGTTGCTAATGCGGTGTTAGATGGCACTGATGCCGTTATGCTTTCGGCAGAAACTGCGGCAGGACAATATCCAGCAGAAACAGTCGCTTCAATGGCACAAGTCTGTTTAGGGGCTGAAAAAATGCCTGCGGCTAATGTTTCTAAACATCGCTTAGATATGGTGTTTGATACCGTGGAAGAAGCAATTGCGATGTCCACTATGTATGCTGCTAACCACATGAAAGGCGTTAATGCGATTATTGCGATGACAGAATCAGGCCGTACTGCACGCATGATGTCTCGTATTAGTACCGGTTTACCTATTTTCTCAATGTCTCGCCATGAGAAAACACTAAATCAAACAGCACTTTATCGTGGCGTTACACCTGTTTACTGTAGTACTCATACTGATGGTATTGCTGCCGCTAACGAAGCCATTTCTCGTTTGCGTGATAAAGGTTTCTTAGTTTCTGGTGATTTAGTGCTAGTCACTCAAGGTGACCTTATGGGTACAATCGGCAGCACTAATACATGCCGTATTTTGACGGTTGAATAA
- the ruvB gene encoding Holliday junction branch migration DNA helicase RuvB, with protein sequence MIEADRLISAEIQQPEEEIIDRAIRPKSLAEYVGQPQVREQMEIFIQAAKLRHDALDHLLIFGPPGLGKTTLANIIANEMGVNLRTTSGPVLEKAGDLAAMLTNLEPHDVLFIDEIHRLSPVVEEILYPAMEDYQLDIMIGEGPAARSIKIDLPPFTLVGATTRAGSLTSPLRDRFGIVQRLEFYNVDDLQHIVSRSASFMGLEMTDEGARQIAMRSRGTPRITNRLLRRVRDFAQVKGNGAIDEDTASKALDMLNVDAAGFDYLDRKLLFAIIDKFMGGPVGLDNLAAAIGEERETIEDVLEPYLIQQGFIQRTPRGRVATNHAYRHFNRIVED encoded by the coding sequence GTGATTGAAGCAGATCGCCTGATTTCAGCAGAAATTCAACAACCTGAAGAAGAAATAATAGATAGGGCTATTCGCCCTAAATCTCTTGCCGAATATGTTGGGCAACCACAAGTTCGTGAACAGATGGAGATTTTTATTCAGGCGGCTAAATTACGTCATGATGCACTCGACCATTTGCTTATTTTTGGCCCTCCCGGATTAGGTAAAACCACATTGGCAAATATAATTGCTAATGAAATGGGGGTTAATTTGCGTACGACATCAGGGCCTGTGCTTGAAAAAGCAGGAGATTTAGCCGCAATGCTAACTAACCTTGAGCCTCATGACGTACTGTTTATTGATGAAATTCATCGGCTTTCTCCGGTGGTTGAAGAAATCCTTTATCCTGCGATGGAAGATTACCAACTCGATATTATGATTGGTGAAGGGCCTGCCGCACGTTCAATTAAAATTGATCTACCGCCATTTACTTTAGTGGGAGCAACCACAAGAGCTGGCTCTTTAACATCACCTTTGCGTGATCGTTTTGGTATTGTGCAACGTCTTGAGTTTTATAATGTTGACGATCTCCAACACATTGTGTCTCGCAGTGCCAGCTTTATGGGATTAGAGATGACAGATGAAGGAGCACGTCAAATTGCAATGCGTTCACGCGGTACACCACGTATTACTAATCGATTGTTGCGCCGAGTACGAGACTTTGCACAGGTCAAAGGTAATGGAGCCATCGATGAGGATACCGCCTCTAAAGCACTTGATATGTTAAATGTAGATGCTGCGGGTTTTGACTATTTAGATCGTAAATTACTTTTTGCCATCATTGATAAATTTATGGGTGGCCCGGTGGGATTAGATAACCTTGCGGCCGCTATTGGTGAAGAGCGAGAAACCATTGAAGATGTGTTAGAGCCTTATTTAATACAGCAAGGGTTTATTCAGCGTACACCAAGAGGTCGTGTTGCCACTAATCATGCCTATCGTCATTTCAATCGTATTGTAGAAGACTAA
- the znuA gene encoding zinc ABC transporter substrate-binding protein ZnuA, translating into MLHKNNKFAHRFLLKSFLATVMISSFSASVQADVVASIRPIGFIAAAIADGVTPTEVLLPDGASPHDYALKPSDLKKITSADLMVWIGPDMEVFLDRPLNRLTDNHKLALAETNEIKSLLLKDDDDNVHKHEENHEHHSHGDYNMHIWLSPEIALSSAKQIHERLIALYPDKKELLDVNLGKFSEQLKQTDKNLVNILSPVRNKGYFVFHDAYGYFEKHYNLKPLGHFTINPEIQPGAQKLHQIRTQLVEQKATCIFAEPQFRPTVIETVAKGTGVKMGVLDPLGSGIALTQESYVKFLTQLANQYASCLNETQ; encoded by the coding sequence ATGTTACATAAAAACAACAAATTTGCGCATCGTTTTTTATTGAAATCATTTTTAGCGACTGTAATGATAAGTTCATTCAGCGCTTCTGTTCAGGCTGATGTGGTGGCTTCTATTCGACCTATCGGGTTTATTGCTGCAGCTATCGCTGACGGGGTGACCCCAACGGAAGTTTTATTACCGGATGGTGCATCTCCACATGATTACGCGTTAAAACCTTCTGATTTAAAAAAAATCACTTCCGCAGACCTAATGGTATGGATTGGGCCTGATATGGAAGTGTTTTTAGATAGGCCATTAAACAGACTTACAGACAATCATAAATTGGCTTTAGCAGAAACTAACGAAATAAAGTCGCTTTTATTGAAAGATGATGATGACAATGTGCATAAACATGAGGAAAATCACGAACATCATTCTCACGGTGATTATAATATGCACATCTGGTTATCACCAGAGATTGCGTTGTCGTCTGCAAAACAGATCCATGAAAGGTTAATTGCACTTTATCCAGATAAAAAAGAACTTCTGGACGTAAACCTAGGTAAATTCAGTGAACAACTCAAGCAAACTGATAAAAATCTTGTTAATATTCTGTCGCCTGTTAGAAATAAGGGTTATTTTGTCTTTCATGATGCTTATGGCTACTTCGAAAAACATTATAATTTAAAGCCATTAGGTCATTTTACTATCAACCCTGAAATACAGCCAGGTGCGCAGAAATTACATCAAATACGAACACAGTTGGTTGAGCAAAAAGCAACCTGCATTTTTGCTGAGCCACAATTTAGGCCGACAGTAATAGAAACAGTGGCGAAAGGCACTGGGGTTAAAATGGGTGTATTAGACCCCCTAGGAAGTGGGATTGCTCTAACTCAAGAGAGCTATGTAAAATTCCTTACCCAACTAGCTAACCAATATGCGAGCTGCCTGAATGAAACACAATAA